A segment of the Nocardia higoensis genome:
CGATCGACCGGTCGTCGAACAAGGCGAACAAGTCTGCCGGCAAGGCCACACGCGAAGGAACGGGTAACCCGTTCAAGCGGCTGATGAAGTTCCTGCGAGAGGTCATCGCGGAACTGCGCAAGGTGATCTGGCCGAACCGGAAGCAGATGGTCACCTATACGAGCGTTGTTCTGGTGTTCGTGGTCTTCATGGTCGCGTTCATCAGCGGGTTGGATCTGGCGTTCATCAAGGGTGTCAACTGGCTGTTCGGCTGACGCCGAGCTGTTCGGCCGACGCCGAGGCTGTTCGGCCGACGCTGACGCCGTAGCCGATCCC
Coding sequences within it:
- the secE gene encoding preprotein translocase subunit SecE translates to MSDERDTRHGAHAADNGDGTAEVNRPSGKRSARRTRSGSSSSVETGAIATIDRSSNKANKSAGKATREGTGNPFKRLMKFLREVIAELRKVIWPNRKQMVTYTSVVLVFVVFMVAFISGLDLAFIKGVNWLFG